The following coding sequences are from one Triticum aestivum cultivar Chinese Spring chromosome 5A, IWGSC CS RefSeq v2.1, whole genome shotgun sequence window:
- the LOC778411 gene encoding histone-binding protein MSI1 homolog yields MPKAGGGDEEEFRAEVEERLINEEYKIWKKNTPFLYDLVITHALEWPSLTVQWLPDRTEPAGKDHSVQKMVLGTHTSDNEPNYLMLAQVQLPLDDAEADARHYDDDHADIGGFGAASGKVQIVQQINHDGEVNRARYMPQNSFIIATKTVSAEVYVFDYSKHPSKPPLDGACNPDLRLKGHNSEGYGLSWSIFKEGHLLSGSDDAQICLWDITANGKNKTLDAYQIFKFHDGVVEDVAWHLRHEYLFGSVGDDHHLLIWDMRTPAPTKPVQSVVAHQGEVNCLAFNPFNEWVVATVSTDKTVKLFDLRKIDTSLHTFDCHKEEVFQVGWSPKNETILASCCLGRRLMVWDLSRIDQEQTPEDAEDGPPELLFIHGGHTSKISDFSWNPCEDWVLASVAEDNILQIWQMAENIYHDEDDLPSDEPAKAS; encoded by the exons atgcCGAAGGCCGGCGGCGGGGACGAGGAGGAGTTCCGCGCCGAGGTGGAGGAGCGGCTGATCAACGAGGAGTACAAGATCTGGAAGAAGAACACGCCCTTCCTCTACGACCTCGTCATCACCCACGCGCTCGAATGGCCCTCGCTCACCGTGCAGTGGCTGCCCGACCGCACCGAGCCCGCCGGCAAGGACCACTCCGTGCAGAAGATGGTGCTCGGGACCCACACCTCCGACAACGAGCCCAACTACCTCATGCTCGCCCAGGTCCAGCTCCCCCTCGACGACGCCGAGGCCGACGCGCGCCACTACGACGACGACCACGCCGACATCGGCGGCTTCGGGGCCGCATCCGGCAAG GTGCAAATAGTTCAACAGATAAATCATGATGGAGAAGTCAATCGAGCTCGATATATGCCCCAAAATTCATTTATTATTGCTACCAAGACAGTCAGTGCAGAAGTGTATGTCTTTGATTATAGCAAGCACCCATCAAAGCCTCCACTAGATGGTGCGTGCAATCCTGATTTACGGCTGAAGGGACACAACTCTGAAGGATATGGCCTGTCTTGGAGTATCTTTAAAGAGGGTCATTTGCTGAGTGGATCGGATGATGCTCAAATCTGCTTATGGGACATCACAGCAAATGGTAAAAATAAAACTCTCGACGCATACCAGATTTTTAAG TTTCATGATGGCGTCGTTGAAGATGTTGCTTGGCATTTGAGGCATGAATACTTATTCGGCTCAGTTGGTGATGATCATCATCTCCTAATTTGGGATATGCGTACTCCTGCGCCTACCAAGCCTGTACAGTCTGTGGTGGCACACCAGGGTGAG GTGAATTGCCTGGCTTTCAATCCTTTCAATGAATGGGTTGTTGCAACTGTTTCAACCGACAAGACTGTCAAATTATTTGATCTTCGGAAGATTGATACTTCGCTGCACACTTTTGACTGTCACAA AGAGGAAGTATTTCAAGTTGGATGGAGCCCAAAGAATGAAACTATACTTGCATCTTGTTGTCTGGGAAGGAGGCTGATGGTTTGGGATCTAAGCAG AATTGATCAGGAGCAAACACCAGAGGACGCGGAGGACGGCCCTCCTGAGCTCTTGTTCATTCATGGAGGCCACACAAGCAAAATCTCTGACTTCTCCTGGAACCCGTGTGAGGACTGGGTGCTTGCAAGCGTTGCTGAAGACAACATCCTTCAGATATGGCAGATGGCGGAGAACATCTACCATGACGAGGATGATCTTCCGAGTGATGAGCCGGCAAAGGCTTCATGA
- the LOC123104923 gene encoding kxDL motif-containing protein 1 — MEKPPGASPQTAAAAAEVAAQFRSLVSAEDVESIKQAQHLILGRLQDSNAVLTHFNEYSEQCFAEVSSDLASKARLLKSMKDDLDHIFMKLRSMKSRLATTYPDAFPDGAMAKTMDQRPDLETPLE; from the exons ATGGAGAAGCCGCCGGGGGCTTCGCCGCAGACCGCCGCGGCAGCCGCGGAGGTGGCGGCGCAGTTCAGGTCGCTCGTCAGCGCCGAGGACGTGGAATCCATCAAGCAGGCGCAGCACCTCAT ACTGGGGCGATTGCAAGATAGTAATGCAGTTCTCACACATTTCAACGAGTATTCTGAGCAATGCTTTGCGGAGGTGTCCAGTGACCTTGCTAGCAAAGCTCGCCTTCTCAAGTCGATGAAGGATGATCTTGACCATATTTTCATGAAGCTGAG AAGCATGAAATCAAGGTTAGCAACAACATATCCAGACGCTTTCCCTGATGGCGCGATGGCAAAGACCATGGACCAAAGACCAGATCTTGAAACTCCTCTGGAATAG